Proteins encoded within one genomic window of Pigmentiphaga sp. H8:
- the carA gene encoding glutamine-hydrolyzing carbamoyl-phosphate synthase small subunit codes for MLPSLFPETTPAILALADGTIFRGTSIGAPGHAVGEVVFNTAITGYQEIVTDPSYSRQIVTLTYPHIGNTGINDEDCEAAKVHVAGLVVRDYSLVVSNFRSQRSLSDYLVQQNVVGIAGIDTRKLTRILRDKGAQNGCVYAGGDEQEALRLAREFPGMSGLDLAKVVSVDKAAEWTEGIWRLGAGHAPKGDGRFHVVAYDFGVKWNILRLLVDRGCRVTLVPAQTTAAEVLALNPDGVFLSNGPGDPEPCDYAIEATRAFFERRIPVFGICLGHQLMGLALNAKTLKMKLGHHGANHPVKDVATGRVFITSQNHGFAVDPETLPANTRVTHVSLFDGSLQGFELTDRPAFCFQGHPEASPGPHDIVVLFDRFVQLMQNSKG; via the coding sequence TTGTTGCCGTCTCTCTTTCCCGAGACTACCCCCGCAATACTGGCGCTTGCCGACGGCACGATCTTTCGTGGCACGTCCATCGGGGCGCCTGGCCATGCAGTGGGCGAGGTCGTGTTCAATACCGCCATCACAGGGTACCAGGAGATCGTTACCGATCCCAGCTACAGCCGCCAGATCGTAACGCTCACCTATCCCCACATCGGCAATACCGGCATCAACGACGAGGACTGCGAGGCCGCCAAGGTCCACGTGGCGGGCCTGGTCGTGCGCGATTATTCGCTGGTCGTGTCGAACTTCCGCTCGCAGCGTTCGCTGTCCGACTATCTCGTTCAGCAGAACGTCGTGGGCATCGCCGGCATCGACACCCGCAAGCTTACCCGTATCCTGCGCGACAAGGGCGCCCAGAACGGCTGCGTGTACGCCGGCGGCGACGAACAGGAAGCGCTGCGCCTGGCGCGTGAGTTCCCCGGCATGTCGGGCCTGGACCTGGCCAAGGTCGTGTCGGTGGACAAGGCCGCCGAGTGGACCGAAGGCATCTGGCGCCTGGGCGCCGGCCACGCGCCCAAGGGCGATGGCCGCTTCCACGTCGTCGCCTATGACTTCGGCGTGAAGTGGAACATCCTGCGCCTGCTGGTGGACCGCGGCTGCCGCGTCACCCTGGTGCCGGCGCAGACCACGGCCGCCGAGGTGCTGGCCCTGAACCCCGACGGCGTGTTCCTGTCGAACGGCCCGGGCGATCCCGAGCCCTGCGACTACGCCATCGAGGCCACCCGCGCCTTCTTCGAGCGCCGCATCCCGGTGTTCGGCATCTGCCTGGGGCACCAGCTCATGGGCCTGGCGCTGAACGCCAAGACGCTGAAGATGAAGCTGGGCCACCACGGCGCCAACCATCCGGTCAAGGACGTCGCCACCGGCCGGGTCTTCATCACCAGCCAGAACCACGGCTTCGCCGTCGATCCCGAGACCCTGCCTGCCAATACGCGCGTCACGCACGTGTCGCTGTTCGATGGTTCGCTGCAGGGCTTCGAGCTGACCGACCGGCCGGCGTTCTGCTTCCAGGGCCACCCCGAGGCCAGCCCGGGGCCCCACGATATCGTTGTGCTGTTCGATCGGTTCGTGCAGCTGATGCAAAACAGCAAAGGATGA
- the tal gene encoding transaldolase gives MSNQLEALRQHSAVVADTGDFEAMRAFRPTDATTNPSLILKAVQKSEYRPLLDRVVRDHAGASTAERMDRLLVAFGRAILDIVPGRVSTEVDARLSFDTRATVERARAIMALYAAAGIPRERVLIKIASTWEGIQAARVLQSEGVRCNMTLLFSLEQAIACAEAHVQLISPFVGRIYDWYKKNQNAAWDEAANAGSADPGVQSVRHIYEHYKRAGVPTEIMGASFRNAGQILALAGCDLLTISPELLGQLQAAEGGVPRQLTPPDSTVPPGAPLGEADFRFALNENAMATDKLAEGIRAFVADARKLDGLLETA, from the coding sequence GTGTCCAATCAGCTCGAAGCCCTGCGCCAGCATTCCGCCGTCGTCGCCGACACGGGCGACTTCGAAGCCATGCGGGCGTTCCGTCCCACCGACGCCACGACCAACCCGTCCCTGATCCTGAAGGCGGTGCAGAAGAGCGAATACCGGCCCCTGCTGGACCGGGTGGTGCGGGACCATGCGGGCGCTTCCACGGCCGAGCGGATGGACCGCCTGCTGGTGGCCTTCGGCCGGGCCATCCTGGACATCGTGCCGGGCCGGGTCTCCACCGAAGTCGATGCCCGCCTGTCCTTCGACACCCGCGCCACGGTCGAGCGCGCCCGCGCCATCATGGCGCTGTACGCGGCCGCCGGCATCCCCCGCGAACGAGTACTGATCAAGATCGCCTCCACCTGGGAGGGCATCCAGGCCGCGCGCGTGCTGCAAAGCGAGGGGGTGCGCTGCAACATGACCTTGCTGTTCTCGCTGGAGCAGGCCATCGCCTGCGCCGAGGCACACGTCCAGTTGATCTCCCCCTTCGTCGGCCGCATCTACGACTGGTACAAGAAAAACCAGAACGCGGCCTGGGACGAGGCGGCCAATGCCGGCAGCGCCGATCCGGGCGTGCAGTCGGTCCGGCACATCTACGAGCACTACAAGCGCGCCGGCGTCCCGACCGAGATCATGGGCGCCAGCTTCCGCAACGCCGGGCAGATCCTGGCGCTGGCCGGCTGCGACCTGCTGACCATCAGCCCCGAGCTGCTGGGCCAGTTGCAGGCGGCCGAGGGCGGAGTGCCCCGGCAATTGACGCCCCCGGACAGCACCGTGCCGCCCGGGGCGCCGCTGGGCGAGGCCGATTTCCGCTTCGCGCTGAACGAGAACGCGATGGCCACGGACAAGCTGGCCGAGGGCATACGCGCGTTCGTGGCCGATGCGCGCAAGCTCGATGGGCTGCTGGAAACGGCCTGA
- a CDS encoding GumC family protein, with protein MTSPSAPSPLLSVRQIAAMLRARAPLVAAVTAACLVATAAISLLQASKWSATASIYVDYRENDPIAGRNFSALLDDSYLQTQIDMLKSRAIAEKVVDQLHLDESADFREAAGKVGEARARDGLITRIIKNTEVANKRGSRVLEVSYTDRNAESARIHAQAVVDAYIALSQGIANQAARSRTEQYTAQLEQLRGQVDTIQEKLSAYQRETGVIDLPNSESLEEQRLRQMQGELAEYQAQRQQAAAQRQTTQAMIRNGMRPDEIPEIGSLPVINALKDRLNAVNQRLLEVQATLGVNHPTVKSLRQEQQNLSGQLARESRAAVDRQASDSSRVALQEASLQGAIEEQRKKVFDLMQYRDRMASYRQQLAGAQQVYNAAVQKYDSLLMASSITLPGATVLRQAEAPSAPSNPGLLRSMALGVPVGLLLGLMLALALELAFRRVRCEDDVTHDLGLPVLGTIGAQA; from the coding sequence TTGACCTCGCCATCCGCCCCCTCTCCTCTCCTGTCCGTCCGGCAGATCGCCGCGATGCTGCGGGCCCGCGCGCCCCTGGTCGCGGCCGTCACCGCCGCCTGCCTGGTCGCGACGGCGGCGATCTCGCTGCTGCAAGCCTCCAAGTGGTCGGCCACGGCCAGCATCTACGTCGACTACCGCGAGAACGACCCCATCGCCGGCCGCAACTTCTCCGCGCTGCTCGACGACAGCTACCTCCAGACCCAGATCGACATGCTCAAGAGCCGGGCCATCGCCGAGAAGGTGGTGGACCAGTTGCACCTGGACGAGAGCGCCGATTTCCGCGAAGCGGCGGGCAAGGTGGGCGAGGCCAGGGCGCGCGACGGCCTGATCACCCGGATCATCAAGAACACCGAGGTTGCCAACAAGCGCGGCAGCCGGGTGCTGGAAGTCTCGTACACCGACCGGAACGCGGAATCGGCCCGCATCCACGCCCAGGCGGTGGTCGACGCCTATATCGCGCTGAGCCAGGGAATCGCCAACCAGGCCGCCCGTTCGCGCACCGAGCAATACACCGCGCAGCTGGAGCAGTTGCGCGGCCAGGTGGACACGATCCAGGAAAAGCTCAGCGCCTACCAGCGCGAGACCGGCGTCATCGACCTGCCCAACTCGGAAAGCCTGGAGGAACAGCGGCTGCGGCAGATGCAGGGCGAACTGGCCGAATACCAGGCCCAGCGCCAGCAGGCCGCGGCACAGCGCCAGACCACGCAGGCCATGATCAGGAACGGCATGCGTCCCGACGAGATCCCCGAGATAGGCAGCCTGCCGGTCATCAACGCCCTGAAGGACCGCCTGAACGCCGTGAACCAGCGCCTGCTGGAAGTGCAGGCCACCCTGGGCGTCAACCATCCGACGGTCAAGAGCCTGCGCCAGGAGCAGCAGAACCTGAGCGGCCAGCTGGCCCGCGAATCGCGCGCGGCGGTGGACCGCCAGGCCAGCGATTCGTCCCGCGTGGCCCTGCAGGAAGCCTCGCTGCAAGGCGCCATCGAGGAACAGCGCAAGAAAGTCTTCGACCTGATGCAATACCGCGACCGGATGGCGTCCTACCGCCAGCAGTTGGCGGGCGCCCAGCAGGTCTACAACGCCGCCGTGCAGAAGTACGACTCGCTGCTGATGGCCAGCAGCATCACCCTGCCCGGCGCGACCGTGCTGCGCCAGGCCGAAGCGCCCAGCGCCCCGTCCAACCCCGGCCTGCTGCGGTCCATGGCCCTGGGCGTGCCCGTCGGCCTGCTCCTGGGGCTGATGCTGGCGCTGGCGCTGGAACTGGCGTTCCGCCGCGTCCGCTGCGAGGACGACGTCACTCACGATCTCGGGCTGCCCGTGCTCGGCACCATCGGAGCCCAAGCATGA
- a CDS encoding polysaccharide biosynthesis tyrosine autokinase, producing the protein MTPPISNDHGRLGELLQQAGLLTPEQVTRIAAVQAEQGLRFGEAAVRLGLLTEEQIRTVLAQQFRYAISASPQSGVSPMLSIAHAPFGPEAEAIRRIRTQLALHFGDQRRIAFAVVSPDDGEGKSYLAASLAIAFSQAGLRTLYIDADMRGPDRPSLLGVQQGTGLSTMLAGRADAEASPPLPDFPLLQVIDRGPRPPNPTEILGTSALRQLMHELDQRIDAFVVDTPSATLSADAQIIAGQVGSCVLVARQHRSSLKAMRAATGQLRSAGVEILGAVYNEFAGARGASGRKPGLLSRSA; encoded by the coding sequence ATGACGCCCCCCATTTCCAACGACCACGGCCGCCTGGGAGAGCTGCTCCAGCAGGCTGGCCTGCTGACCCCGGAACAGGTGACGCGCATCGCCGCGGTCCAGGCCGAACAGGGGCTGCGCTTCGGCGAAGCGGCGGTCCGGCTTGGCCTGCTTACCGAGGAACAGATACGGACCGTGCTGGCCCAGCAATTCCGCTACGCGATCTCGGCTTCGCCGCAGTCCGGCGTCTCGCCGATGCTGTCCATCGCCCACGCGCCCTTCGGCCCCGAGGCCGAGGCCATCCGGCGGATCCGCACCCAGTTGGCGCTGCATTTCGGCGACCAGCGCCGGATCGCCTTCGCCGTGGTCAGCCCGGATGACGGCGAAGGCAAGAGCTACCTGGCCGCGAGCCTGGCCATCGCCTTTTCCCAGGCCGGCCTGCGCACGCTCTACATCGACGCAGACATGCGCGGACCGGACCGCCCCAGCCTGCTGGGCGTGCAACAGGGCACGGGGCTGTCGACCATGCTGGCCGGCCGCGCCGATGCCGAGGCCAGCCCGCCCCTGCCCGACTTCCCGCTGCTGCAGGTCATCGACCGGGGGCCGCGTCCACCCAATCCCACCGAGATACTCGGCACCTCGGCCCTGCGGCAGCTGATGCACGAACTCGACCAGCGTATCGACGCCTTCGTCGTCGATACGCCCTCGGCCACCTTGTCCGCCGATGCGCAGATCATCGCGGGCCAGGTGGGCTCGTGCGTGCTCGTGGCGCGCCAGCACCGCAGTTCGCTCAAGGCCATGCGCGCCGCCACGGGCCAGTTGCGCAGCGCCGGCGTCGAGATCCTCGGCGCGGTCTACAACGAATTCGCGGGCGCCCGGGGGGCTTCGGGACGAAAGCCGGGGCTTCTTTCGCGGAGTGCATGA
- a CDS encoding O-antigen ligase yields MDGPASARRLDHFLIGALVALCFICSLVPTTFQMGELGPEAGHQIAEGSLLRQIQFGTIFLTAGWLAYRHPAEALGIFRRMNPFLILLLIYCAASIAWSPAPNVTIKRVILLGGLLLTGIVISPPIATPRQFSHALLGTLSALVVVSAFVAVALPHIGVDLFLDGAWRGIMWQKNLLGAVAGLCVMLWLRECMERRLPLGRTVAATLFSLFVLFMSKSTTSMVVTVVGITIYLALRQRWVRNSHAGLIASLVGLSLLLVLTYVFYIATGRLPTWQDVIAPIATLLNKSPDLTGRTEIWRLVLVAARQHLTFGIGYGAFWIGEGGPAQFIADEFGWMPSHGHNGYIDLLNELGIVGLVLFIGLLLWHLVSLFLLMRVDRDEAALHLSILVLMVISNFSESQFLRDVSLQNMVLVFSSITVSARLQLARRDSP; encoded by the coding sequence TTGGACGGCCCGGCCTCGGCGCGGCGCCTCGATCACTTCCTGATCGGCGCGCTGGTCGCGCTCTGCTTCATCTGCTCGCTGGTGCCGACGACCTTCCAGATGGGCGAACTCGGCCCCGAGGCGGGGCACCAGATCGCGGAAGGCTCGCTGCTGCGGCAGATCCAGTTCGGCACCATCTTCCTGACCGCCGGCTGGCTGGCCTACCGGCATCCCGCCGAGGCGCTGGGCATCTTCCGGCGCATGAATCCGTTCCTGATCCTGCTGCTGATCTATTGCGCGGCCTCGATCGCCTGGTCGCCGGCGCCCAACGTCACGATCAAGCGGGTCATCCTTCTGGGCGGCCTGCTGCTGACCGGCATCGTCATCTCCCCGCCCATCGCCACGCCGCGCCAGTTCTCCCATGCTCTGCTGGGCACCCTGTCGGCGCTGGTCGTGGTGTCCGCCTTTGTCGCCGTGGCGCTGCCCCACATCGGCGTCGACTTGTTCCTGGATGGCGCCTGGCGCGGCATCATGTGGCAGAAGAACCTGCTGGGCGCGGTGGCCGGGCTGTGCGTGATGCTGTGGCTGCGCGAATGCATGGAGCGGCGGCTGCCCCTGGGCCGCACGGTGGCGGCCACGCTGTTCAGCCTCTTCGTGCTGTTCATGTCCAAGAGCACGACGTCCATGGTGGTGACGGTGGTCGGCATCACCATCTATCTCGCGCTACGCCAGCGGTGGGTGCGGAACAGTCATGCGGGACTGATCGCCTCCCTGGTGGGGCTGTCGCTGCTGCTGGTACTCACCTACGTCTTCTATATCGCGACCGGGCGCCTGCCCACGTGGCAGGACGTGATCGCGCCGATCGCCACGCTGCTCAACAAGAGCCCCGACCTGACCGGCCGCACCGAAATCTGGCGACTGGTGCTGGTCGCCGCCCGGCAGCACCTGACCTTCGGCATCGGCTACGGCGCCTTCTGGATCGGGGAAGGCGGGCCGGCCCAGTTCATCGCGGACGAGTTCGGCTGGATGCCTTCGCACGGGCACAACGGCTACATCGACCTGCTGAACGAGCTCGGCATCGTCGGCCTCGTGCTTTTCATCGGATTGCTGCTGTGGCACCTGGTGTCGCTGTTCCTGCTGATGCGCGTCGACCGCGACGAAGCGGCCCTGCATCTGTCCATCCTGGTGCTGATGGTCATCAGCAATTTCTCGGAAAGTCAGTTCCTGCGGGACGTCTCGCTTCAGAACATGGTGTTGGTCTTCTCGTCCATTACCGTGTCGGCGCGGCTCCAGCTTGCCCGGCGGGACTCGCCATGA
- a CDS encoding cellulase family glycosylhydrolase has protein sequence MTAPRLGAWVIAAGLCALAPAPATAREAAPAPYPYAIDEDRLGGAPDQSALDRPLSGADRIVARQGHFYAVGTDGIPGTQDDRRVRLFGINLSFGANFPPAGEAPALARRLRKLGFNAVRLHHLDSLPSGPDGAPIGILTAGPHPSFHADAVARLRALIEALTREGLYVNLNLHVGYRFRPVVDGLPRLDAGRDSTSIASPLHVYASALVDRQETYARQLIRRLGLKNHPGLAMVEINNEASLLWSWTRRGAWAEARQRHYAPELERRWQAWLVERHGSVEAACRAWIHCPGAVWAGALPAPEDEDGPDGPLDLAAQRVDRMLQRLGVDRAPGRAAPPRKKRDFVQFLADTDAAYFARLRRVVHEETDPRVPVTGTQMAFGGIMNLFSQRDMDYVDEHVYVAHPVAGGAQDRADDWRMAAASASGSSELSRLLALSLRRDALKPFVVSEYNQPYPNPGGSAILPIMATLASLQDWDGLFFFDYADQWPPPEGPTRFSLAGDWGKLALAGQSALLFRSAYVRPLARSLDLPLPESAALDIAQSTAADALERSVERRLSVVPAHAWSFRLAQAPGADDASWTPPPPSGQATPDGQVHHDPAQGLVIVDTPQAWGVFGPLAGRLSAPGISVRPTGPAAPLSLLLTPLDGQALADSGHMLLTVGSATAGRQPGSQPPRPKRVIPYPGKPGWITLEPDAGAAGPSAPRATLGPTWLARHPLELEIATPDRPVAVYPLDGAGRRMAPLPTVAAGDQAVRVRLYAAPEQSSPWFEIVRGTAGQETRP, from the coding sequence ATGACCGCGCCGCGCCTGGGGGCCTGGGTGATCGCCGCCGGCCTGTGCGCGCTCGCGCCGGCGCCCGCCACCGCCCGGGAGGCCGCTCCGGCGCCGTATCCCTATGCAATCGACGAGGATCGCCTGGGCGGCGCGCCCGATCAATCCGCCCTCGATCGACCGCTGTCCGGCGCCGACCGCATCGTCGCCCGGCAGGGCCACTTCTATGCCGTCGGCACCGACGGCATCCCGGGCACGCAAGACGACCGCCGGGTCCGCCTGTTCGGCATCAACCTGAGCTTCGGCGCCAACTTCCCGCCCGCCGGCGAGGCCCCCGCACTGGCGCGGCGGCTGCGCAAGCTGGGCTTCAACGCGGTCCGCCTGCACCACCTGGACTCGCTGCCGTCCGGCCCCGACGGCGCGCCCATCGGCATCCTGACCGCCGGCCCCCACCCGAGCTTCCACGCCGACGCGGTGGCCCGGCTGCGGGCCTTGATCGAAGCCCTGACGCGCGAAGGGCTGTACGTGAATCTGAACCTGCACGTGGGCTACCGGTTCCGGCCCGTGGTGGACGGCCTGCCGCGCCTGGACGCCGGCCGGGACTCGACCTCGATCGCCTCGCCGCTGCACGTGTACGCCTCCGCCCTGGTCGACCGTCAGGAGACCTATGCGCGTCAGTTGATCCGGCGCCTGGGCTTGAAAAACCATCCCGGCCTGGCCATGGTGGAGATCAACAACGAGGCCTCGCTGCTGTGGTCGTGGACCCGGCGCGGTGCCTGGGCCGAGGCAAGGCAGCGCCACTATGCTCCCGAACTGGAACGCCGCTGGCAGGCATGGCTGGTGGAACGCCACGGGTCGGTCGAGGCCGCGTGCCGCGCCTGGATCCATTGCCCGGGCGCCGTCTGGGCCGGCGCCCTGCCGGCGCCGGAGGACGAAGACGGCCCGGACGGGCCGCTGGACCTTGCTGCCCAGCGCGTGGACCGGATGCTTCAGCGCCTGGGCGTCGACCGCGCGCCGGGACGCGCGGCGCCTCCCCGCAAGAAGCGCGACTTCGTCCAGTTCCTGGCCGACACCGACGCGGCCTATTTCGCCCGGCTGCGTCGCGTGGTGCACGAGGAAACCGATCCGCGCGTGCCCGTCACCGGCACGCAGATGGCGTTCGGCGGCATCATGAATCTCTTCTCGCAGCGGGACATGGACTACGTGGACGAGCACGTGTACGTCGCCCACCCCGTCGCCGGCGGCGCGCAAGACCGCGCGGACGACTGGCGCATGGCGGCCGCGAGCGCGTCGGGCTCGTCCGAACTGTCCCGCCTGCTGGCCCTGTCGCTGCGGCGCGACGCCCTCAAGCCCTTCGTCGTCAGCGAATACAATCAACCCTATCCCAACCCCGGCGGCTCCGCGATACTCCCCATCATGGCGACCCTCGCTTCGCTGCAGGACTGGGACGGGCTGTTCTTCTTCGACTACGCGGACCAATGGCCGCCGCCGGAGGGGCCGACACGCTTCTCGCTGGCGGGAGACTGGGGCAAGCTGGCCCTGGCCGGACAAAGCGCCCTGCTGTTCCGCTCGGCGTACGTCCGTCCCCTGGCGCGCAGCCTCGATCTTCCCCTGCCCGAATCCGCCGCGCTCGACATCGCGCAGTCGACCGCGGCTGACGCGCTCGAACGCAGCGTCGAGCGCCGGCTGTCCGTCGTTCCCGCGCACGCATGGTCGTTCCGGCTGGCCCAGGCGCCGGGCGCCGACGATGCGTCCTGGACGCCCCCTCCGCCTTCCGGTCAGGCCACGCCCGACGGACAGGTGCACCATGACCCGGCGCAAGGACTCGTCATCGTCGATACCCCCCAAGCATGGGGAGTGTTCGGCCCGCTGGCCGGCCGCCTGTCCGCGCCGGGCATCTCGGTTCGGCCCACCGGTCCCGCGGCCCCGCTGTCGCTGCTGCTGACCCCCCTGGATGGACAGGCCCTGGCCGATTCCGGCCACATGCTGCTGACCGTGGGCAGCGCCACCGCCGGCAGGCAGCCGGGCTCCCAGCCGCCGCGTCCCAAGCGCGTGATTCCCTACCCCGGCAAGCCGGGGTGGATCACGCTCGAGCCCGATGCGGGCGCGGCCGGTCCGTCGGCGCCGCGCGCCACCCTCGGCCCCACCTGGCTTGCCCGCCATCCGCTGGAGCTCGAGATCGCCACGCCGGACCGCCCGGTCGCCGTCTACCCTCTGGACGGCGCGGGGCGGCGCATGGCGCCCCTGCCCACGGTGGCTGCCGGCGACCAGGCCGTGCGCGTGCGCCTGTACGCGGCGCCCGAACAATCCAGCCCGTGGTTCGAGATCGTCCGAGGCACCGCCGGACAGGAGACCCGTCCGTGA
- a CDS encoding acyltransferase family protein: protein MNSRDLRIETLRGLACILLVAYHVIGDDVRGLRLPDDAWLRWFSDSLVYLRMPLFTFLSGYVYAMRRPAQAGDFVPFFRGKVRRLLLPLLMVGQIYQYVQRHVGEVNVEHDGSWFRFMFYAYDHFWFLQALFLIFIVIYVLDVSGAGRNRRWLWTVTLLAFLVLPHIRFAANPFSINGAFYLLPYFLLGVALRRTPGLDAPASLPRYWLPCAAAALLVCLVWHQASLAGWNVPHLSADALSGQLYSAVSIAFLYSIAWQWKPLVRIGGYSYSIYLFHVFGTAGSRILLTHLNVHEPVVLFVCGLASGILLPILLEIVFDRWGITRLLFLGKAYVRGGSARRTGVQHE from the coding sequence GTGAACTCACGCGATCTGCGCATCGAGACCTTGCGCGGCCTGGCCTGCATCCTGCTGGTGGCCTACCACGTGATCGGCGACGACGTGCGCGGCCTGCGCCTGCCCGACGATGCATGGCTGCGGTGGTTCTCGGACAGCCTGGTGTACCTGCGCATGCCGCTGTTCACCTTTCTGTCCGGCTATGTCTATGCCATGCGCCGGCCCGCCCAGGCCGGCGATTTCGTGCCCTTCTTCCGCGGCAAGGTGCGACGGCTGCTGCTGCCGCTGCTGATGGTGGGACAGATCTACCAGTACGTGCAGCGCCATGTCGGCGAAGTCAACGTCGAACACGATGGCTCGTGGTTCCGGTTCATGTTCTACGCCTACGACCACTTCTGGTTCCTGCAGGCGCTGTTCCTGATCTTCATCGTCATCTACGTCCTGGACGTCTCCGGAGCCGGCCGCAATCGCCGCTGGCTCTGGACGGTCACGCTGCTGGCCTTCCTGGTCCTGCCGCACATCCGGTTCGCCGCCAATCCGTTCTCGATCAACGGTGCGTTCTACCTGCTGCCCTACTTCCTGCTGGGCGTCGCGCTGCGCCGCACGCCTGGCCTGGACGCGCCCGCCTCGCTGCCGCGCTACTGGCTGCCCTGCGCGGCCGCGGCCCTGCTCGTCTGCCTCGTCTGGCACCAGGCCAGCCTGGCCGGCTGGAACGTTCCGCACCTGTCGGCCGACGCCCTGTCGGGGCAGTTGTACTCCGCCGTCAGCATTGCGTTCCTGTATTCGATCGCCTGGCAATGGAAGCCGCTGGTGCGCATAGGCGGCTACTCCTATTCCATCTACCTGTTCCATGTGTTCGGCACCGCCGGCAGCCGCATCCTGCTCACCCACTTGAACGTGCACGAACCGGTGGTGCTGTTCGTCTGCGGCCTGGCCTCCGGCATCCTGCTGCCCATCCTGCTGGAGATCGTGTTCGACCGCTGGGGCATCACGCGGCTGCTGTTCCTGGGCAAGGCCTATGTCCGCGGCGGCTCCGCCCGCCGCACCGGAGTCCAGCATGAATGA
- a CDS encoding glycosyltransferase family 2 protein, with protein sequence MNEPPRIAVCIATYRRAERLDALLGDLAGQTLGPGQVVVVDNDPAGSARAVVEARRATFPAPLVYDIQPEKNISLTRNRCVAHARADWLAFVDDDERVGSTWLQALYAAALDHAADGVLAPVVPVVPADAPAWIRRGGFYDGPRMATGSLVPLNVMRIGNALIAARWLAGQEAAGPFDPSFGLTGGEDGDLLMRLVGQGARIVWSDEAVATEDVVPSRLRLKWILARALRGGQDYARHFLEGKLGGSGLTHKLLFFARALAQALAALLLALVTLPTGLHRSAHWLARACANAGKLSVLAGWHYREYA encoded by the coding sequence ATGAATGAGCCGCCCCGCATCGCGGTCTGCATCGCCACCTACCGGCGCGCCGAGCGCCTGGACGCGCTGCTGGGCGATCTTGCCGGACAGACGCTCGGGCCGGGCCAGGTGGTCGTGGTGGACAACGATCCGGCCGGCAGCGCGCGCGCCGTGGTCGAGGCTCGCCGGGCGACGTTTCCGGCGCCCCTGGTCTACGACATCCAGCCGGAAAAGAACATCTCGCTGACGCGCAACCGCTGCGTGGCCCATGCGCGCGCGGACTGGCTGGCCTTCGTCGACGACGACGAGCGCGTGGGCTCGACGTGGCTGCAGGCGCTGTACGCCGCCGCCCTGGACCATGCCGCCGATGGCGTGCTGGCCCCCGTGGTGCCGGTCGTGCCCGCGGACGCGCCGGCCTGGATCCGGCGTGGCGGGTTCTACGACGGCCCCCGGATGGCGACGGGCTCGCTCGTGCCGCTGAACGTCATGCGCATCGGCAACGCCCTGATCGCGGCGCGGTGGCTGGCCGGCCAGGAGGCGGCGGGGCCGTTCGATCCCTCGTTCGGGCTGACCGGCGGCGAGGACGGCGACCTGCTGATGCGGCTGGTCGGCCAGGGCGCCCGGATCGTCTGGAGCGACGAGGCGGTGGCCACCGAGGACGTGGTGCCGTCCCGCCTGCGCCTGAAATGGATCCTGGCGCGCGCCTTGCGCGGGGGCCAGGACTATGCCCGCCACTTCCTGGAAGGCAAGCTTGGCGGCTCGGGACTCACGCACAAGCTGCTGTTCTTTGCCCGCGCCCTGGCGCAGGCGCTGGCCGCGCTGCTGCTGGCCCTGGTCACGCTGCCCACCGGCCTGCACCGCAGCGCGCACTGGCTCGCGCGCGCCTGTGCGAATGCCGGCAAACTGTCCGTGCTCGCGGGCTGGCATTATCGCGAATATGCCTGA